A single Candidatus Polarisedimenticolia bacterium DNA region contains:
- a CDS encoding ABC transporter ATP-binding protein, which produces MIRLESVGKIYGSGPGRAVALDGISISVAPGQFVAVAGPSGSGKTSLLNLIGGLDEPTSGSVSIDGKRLRDLSEDGRADLRLRTVGFIFQHFNLIPVLSVAENVELPLLFRPLGAADRRRRVARALERVGLGDKHARRPAELSGGEIQRVAVARALAGEPAIVLADEPTANLDHETGAAVIGLMHELNRENRTIFLYASHDPELIRLADRVVRLRDGRLLAEGA; this is translated from the coding sequence TTGATCCGCCTGGAGTCAGTCGGGAAGATCTACGGATCCGGCCCCGGACGGGCGGTCGCCCTCGACGGGATCTCGATCAGCGTCGCGCCCGGCCAGTTCGTCGCCGTGGCCGGCCCCTCCGGCAGCGGGAAGACCAGCCTCCTCAACCTCATCGGCGGCCTCGACGAACCGACCTCGGGATCGGTTTCAATCGATGGAAAGCGCCTGCGCGACCTCTCCGAGGACGGGCGCGCCGACCTCCGGCTGCGGACCGTCGGCTTCATCTTCCAGCACTTCAACCTGATCCCGGTGTTGTCCGTCGCGGAAAACGTGGAGCTCCCGCTTCTGTTCCGGCCGCTCGGCGCCGCCGACAGGCGCCGCAGAGTCGCCCGCGCCCTGGAGAGGGTCGGTCTCGGCGACAAGCATGCCCGGCGCCCCGCGGAGCTGAGCGGCGGCGAGATCCAGCGCGTGGCCGTGGCTCGCGCGCTGGCGGGTGAGCCCGCGATCGTGCTCGCCGACGAACCGACCGCCAACCTGGATCACGAGACCGGGGCGGCGGTGATCGGTCTGATGCACGAGCTGAACCGGGAGAACCGCACGATCTTTCTGTACGCCAGCCACGACCCGGAGCTCATCCGCCTCGCCGATCGCGTGGTGCGGCTCCGTGACGGCCGGCTCCTCGCGGAGGGAGCGTGA